The following proteins are co-located in the Petrotoga miotherma DSM 10691 genome:
- a CDS encoding bifunctional enoyl-CoA hydratase/phosphate acetyltransferase, with product MKIESISQIIELVKNEHKSKTIAVAAAEDDVVLKAVQKAKEIDLCNFILYGDKVKIQQISEEIGLDTTNIEIRNASTPLEAAKRAIQAVANGEADLPMKGKLTTSEILSVYLKDEYGLKTGKTMNLVCAFEIPRYHKLLIISDAGMVIAPTLEQKVDIINNAVSVAHKLGVETPKVAVVGALEQVNPKMPATVEAAILAQMYRRGQIKGCIVDGPFAMDNAISKEAAIHKGINSKVAGDADILIMPDIEAGNILYKTLVYFADAKLASSIVGGKKPVVLTSRADSDESKLNAMAFSILMS from the coding sequence ATGAAAATTGAAAGTATAAGTCAAATTATAGAATTAGTAAAAAATGAACACAAATCAAAAACGATTGCGGTGGCAGCTGCCGAAGATGACGTTGTCTTGAAAGCTGTTCAAAAAGCTAAGGAAATTGATTTATGTAACTTTATCTTGTATGGTGATAAAGTAAAAATTCAACAGATATCAGAAGAAATCGGACTTGATACGACTAACATAGAAATCAGAAATGCTTCAACCCCTCTTGAAGCAGCAAAAAGAGCAATACAAGCGGTTGCCAATGGAGAAGCCGATCTACCTATGAAAGGAAAACTGACCACCTCAGAGATTTTATCGGTATATTTAAAGGATGAATATGGTTTAAAAACAGGAAAAACAATGAATTTAGTTTGTGCCTTTGAAATACCCAGATACCACAAGTTGTTGATAATCTCTGATGCTGGTATGGTGATCGCTCCAACTCTTGAACAAAAAGTTGATATTATAAACAACGCTGTGTCAGTTGCCCATAAGTTAGGTGTAGAAACACCGAAAGTTGCTGTTGTAGGGGCATTAGAACAGGTTAACCCGAAGATGCCTGCTACAGTAGAAGCAGCGATATTAGCACAAATGTACAGAAGAGGTCAGATAAAAGGTTGCATAGTAGACGGACCATTCGCTATGGACAATGCCATATCTAAAGAAGCAGCTATACACAAAGGAATAAACAGTAAAGTCGCTGGTGATGCGGATATATTAATCATGCCGGATATAGAAGCAGGAAATATATTGTATAAAACCTTAGTATATTTCGCCGATGCAAAGCTGGCGAGTTCAATTGTAGGGGGCAAAAAACCGGTTGTTTTGACCTCTAGAGCTGATAGTGATGAATCCAAACTCAACGCTATGGCGTTTTCAATTTTAATGTCTTAA
- a CDS encoding 2-oxoacid:acceptor oxidoreductase family protein, translating into MSYHGLIAAGFGGQGVMLFGQIISLAAMIDGKYTTWLPSYGPEMRGGTANCTVIISDEYIASPVLDEPNEVAAFNIPSMIKFEKVLKENGLLLINSSVIDRKPERKDIHLVKVPANEIADELGNLKVLNMVMLGAYLKVTQAVTFEAVEEALKEKLTGKKRNLLEINLKAIKAGMKETVK; encoded by the coding sequence ATGTCATACCATGGATTAATAGCCGCCGGTTTTGGTGGACAAGGTGTAATGCTTTTCGGTCAAATAATTTCTTTAGCGGCTATGATTGATGGAAAATATACCACATGGCTTCCATCTTATGGACCTGAAATGCGAGGTGGAACTGCAAACTGTACGGTAATAATTTCTGATGAATACATTGCGTCACCGGTGTTAGATGAACCAAATGAAGTTGCTGCGTTCAATATTCCTTCTATGATAAAATTCGAAAAAGTATTAAAAGAGAATGGGCTATTGTTGATCAACTCTTCTGTAATCGATAGAAAACCAGAAAGAAAAGACATACATTTAGTTAAAGTACCTGCTAATGAAATAGCGGACGAACTAGGTAATTTAAAAGTTTTAAATATGGTTATGCTTGGAGCTTACTTAAAAGTAACTCAAGCAGTCACCTTTGAAGCCGTAGAAGAAGCTTTGAAAGAAAAGTTGACAGGGAAAAAGAGAAACTTGTTAGAAATAAACCTAAAGGCTATAAAAGCGGGTATGAAAGAAACTGTTAAATAA
- a CDS encoding cobalamin biosynthesis protein CobQ, with product MLKNLLKDYQVHIFIGMFGSGKTEVSMNVALKLKKEHKNVAIADLDIISPYFRVRDKIEELNRKDIKVITPPAKYMHADVPIVPGEIGGYITNQDYKTVIDVGGNEDGVKVLGSLKNYIDNSKCALYFVINTRRPFMDTKEYIIKNLQSLESSSRLKINYLVVNSNIQNETTKEIIEEGENIIGEVSNITNIPVAFTVVTRNLEDKINTKFEKFVIQRFFGDYGF from the coding sequence ATGTTGAAAAATTTATTAAAAGATTATCAAGTTCATATTTTCATTGGGATGTTTGGGTCCGGGAAAACGGAAGTTTCTATGAACGTAGCGTTGAAATTAAAAAAAGAGCACAAAAATGTTGCCATTGCGGATTTGGATATCATAAGCCCGTACTTTCGGGTAAGAGATAAAATTGAAGAATTGAATCGAAAAGATATTAAGGTAATCACTCCCCCAGCAAAATATATGCATGCCGACGTTCCCATCGTTCCTGGTGAAATAGGAGGATACATAACAAACCAAGATTATAAAACTGTAATAGACGTAGGGGGAAACGAAGACGGTGTGAAAGTTTTAGGATCTTTAAAAAATTATATAGATAATTCAAAATGTGCCCTGTACTTTGTAATCAATACGAGAAGGCCTTTTATGGATACTAAAGAATATATAATAAAAAATTTGCAATCCTTGGAAAGTAGCTCACGACTAAAAATTAATTATTTAGTGGTAAATTCAAACATTCAAAATGAAACAACTAAAGAAATCATAGAAGAAGGGGAAAACATAATAGGAGAAGTATCCAACATAACAAATATCCCCGTGGCATTTACAGTAGTAACTAGAAATTTAGAGGACAAGATAAATACCAAGTTCGAAAAATTTGTGATTCAAAGATTTTTTGGAGATTATGGTTTTTGA
- the buk gene encoding butyrate kinase translates to MYKILVINPGATSTKLSIFEDNNEVISESIEHSSNEIENCKTIMDQLPFRKKCVEDFLKRYNISIDELDAIAARGGILPPMKSGTYRVDENMVNYLKTKTRVEHASNLAAVIAFELSKSSSKDLPVFITDPISVDEFIPEARISGIPQLERHSLFHALNMKIVARFAAKELNKEYEECNFVIAHLGGGISVGAQRKGLMIDVNNATDEGPFSSQRTGELPMGDLAKWIFKNMHSYSKNDVKSTFVGKGGLFAYLKTASLKDALKLAEKDDYAKSIVEAMAYQVAKEIGGMAAILGGDLDAIILTGGMAHSDYFVELIKRRIDKLGVVMVYPGAYEMEGLALGALRALNNSENANVWEGEIFYEN, encoded by the coding sequence ATGTATAAAATATTGGTCATAAATCCAGGGGCAACGTCCACGAAGCTCTCGATTTTTGAAGATAACAATGAAGTAATCTCAGAAAGTATAGAACACTCCAGTAACGAGATAGAAAATTGCAAAACGATTATGGACCAACTTCCTTTTCGTAAAAAGTGTGTAGAAGATTTTCTAAAAAGATACAACATATCTATCGATGAATTAGATGCGATAGCTGCACGGGGGGGGATACTCCCTCCTATGAAAAGTGGAACTTATCGTGTAGATGAGAATATGGTTAATTATCTTAAAACCAAAACAAGAGTTGAACATGCATCAAACTTAGCTGCTGTAATCGCCTTTGAACTATCAAAAAGTTCTTCGAAAGACTTACCTGTTTTCATCACAGATCCTATTTCTGTTGACGAATTTATTCCCGAGGCAAGAATATCAGGAATACCTCAACTTGAAAGGCACAGTTTATTCCACGCTTTGAACATGAAAATTGTGGCAAGATTTGCGGCAAAAGAATTGAACAAAGAATATGAAGAATGTAATTTTGTTATAGCTCACTTGGGTGGTGGAATCTCTGTTGGGGCGCAAAGAAAAGGCCTTATGATCGATGTTAACAACGCAACAGATGAAGGACCTTTTAGTTCCCAAAGAACGGGAGAATTACCAATGGGGGATCTTGCAAAATGGATTTTTAAAAATATGCATTCTTACTCCAAAAATGATGTCAAATCTACATTTGTAGGAAAAGGAGGTTTGTTTGCATATTTAAAAACAGCAAGTTTAAAAGATGCTTTAAAACTTGCCGAAAAAGATGATTATGCAAAATCAATTGTAGAAGCCATGGCTTATCAAGTTGCAAAGGAAATAGGTGGGATGGCAGCAATCCTAGGTGGAGATCTCGATGCAATTATCTTGACTGGTGGAATGGCTCATAGCGATTACTTTGTTGAACTGATCAAAAGAAGGATCGATAAATTAGGTGTGGTAATGGTTTATCCTGGTGCTTACGAAATGGAAGGACTCGCTCTAGGAGCATTGAGAGCACTCAATAACTCAGAGAATGCTAATGTATGGGAGGGTGAAATATTTTATGAAAATTGA
- a CDS encoding 3-methyl-2-oxobutanoate dehydrogenase subunit VorB, with product MQKTEKIMVKGTEAIGEAAIRAGCRLYFGYPITPQSELTEYMARRLPEVNGTFLQAESEVAVSNMIYGAASTGKRVMTSTSSPGFSLMQEGVSYIAGAELPCVFVNVVRGGPGLGDIQPAQSDYFQATKGGGHGDYKLIVFGPESLQEAVELTIRAFDVADKYRIPVLVLTDGLLGQMMEPVTFPSFKNLNTLPDHSDWALTGTKMQREPHRVTSFDLDPVKLEKMNIQRHEKYKTIVKEEKLFEEYKLNDAEVVLVAYGTMGRIVKSVVDSAREKGVKAGVFRPISLWPFPYEELGRYTENAKLFFTVEMSFGQMVEDVRLAVNGKKPVEFYGRTGGVVPTPGEVLAKLMELV from the coding sequence ATGCAAAAAACCGAAAAAATTATGGTAAAAGGTACTGAAGCAATAGGTGAAGCTGCAATAAGAGCGGGATGTAGATTATATTTTGGTTACCCAATTACTCCACAAAGTGAATTAACAGAATACATGGCAAGAAGATTACCTGAGGTAAATGGCACTTTTTTACAAGCTGAAAGCGAAGTGGCAGTTTCAAATATGATATATGGAGCAGCTAGCACCGGAAAAAGGGTTATGACTTCCACTTCTTCCCCTGGATTCTCTTTAATGCAAGAAGGGGTTTCTTACATAGCAGGAGCCGAACTTCCATGCGTTTTTGTAAACGTTGTGAGAGGTGGACCAGGATTGGGAGACATACAACCAGCGCAATCAGACTATTTTCAAGCCACAAAAGGTGGTGGACATGGGGATTATAAGTTGATCGTATTTGGTCCAGAATCCCTTCAAGAAGCTGTTGAATTGACTATTCGTGCTTTCGATGTTGCTGATAAGTACAGAATACCAGTGTTAGTGTTAACAGACGGATTGCTTGGTCAAATGATGGAACCAGTGACATTCCCCAGCTTTAAAAATCTAAACACTTTACCCGATCATTCAGATTGGGCATTGACTGGAACAAAAATGCAGCGAGAACCACACAGAGTTACATCCTTTGATTTAGACCCTGTAAAATTAGAAAAAATGAATATTCAAAGACATGAAAAATACAAAACAATAGTAAAAGAAGAAAAATTATTTGAAGAATATAAATTAAACGATGCAGAAGTTGTGCTGGTTGCCTATGGAACGATGGGAAGAATAGTTAAATCAGTTGTGGATAGTGCCAGGGAGAAAGGCGTAAAAGCAGGGGTATTTCGCCCAATAAGTTTATGGCCCTTTCCATATGAAGAATTGGGAAGATACACTGAAAACGCTAAATTGTTCTTCACCGTAGAAATGAGTTTCGGTCAGATGGTGGAGGATGTAAGACTGGCAGTCAACGGAAAAAAACCAGTAGAATTTTATGGAAGAACGGGTGGAGTAGTTCCAACCCCAGGAGAAGTATTGGCAAAATTAATGGAATTAGTTTAA
- the buk gene encoding butyrate kinase has translation MYKILVINPGSTSTKIAVYEDENQRLKKVIDHDVNELKKFKAVADQYEFRKNMILQFLSEEGINLHSFSAIIGRGGLLRPIPSGTYEINDRMLEELRSAKYGEHESNLGALIANELAEQIGVKAYIADPVVVDEMEDIARVSGHPFFHRKSIFHALNQKAVARSLSEKLGRNYYDLNLIVVHMGGGISIGVHKKGKVVDVNNALDGDGPFTPERSGTLPLVGFIDLCYSGKYSEGEIRKLIKGNGGLIAYLGTNDVREVVKRIKSGDKKAELVYFGLIHQIVKWIGKMSAVLNYDVDAIALTGGMAYENEFLVPQIKEKVSFIAPVYVFPGGDEEKALALAALRVIKQEEPAKMYK, from the coding sequence ATGTATAAAATTCTCGTTATAAACCCAGGGTCCACATCGACCAAAATTGCTGTTTATGAAGATGAAAATCAAAGATTAAAAAAAGTGATAGATCACGATGTGAATGAATTAAAAAAATTCAAAGCCGTTGCCGATCAATACGAATTTAGGAAGAATATGATTTTACAGTTTTTGAGTGAAGAAGGAATAAACTTACACAGTTTTTCAGCCATCATTGGGCGTGGAGGGCTTTTAAGACCTATACCAAGTGGGACTTATGAAATAAATGATCGGATGCTAGAAGAATTACGAAGCGCTAAATATGGAGAACACGAATCGAATTTAGGGGCTCTTATAGCAAACGAACTAGCTGAACAGATTGGTGTAAAAGCTTACATAGCCGATCCCGTTGTGGTGGATGAGATGGAAGATATAGCAAGAGTTTCAGGTCATCCTTTCTTTCACAGAAAATCTATTTTCCACGCTTTAAATCAAAAAGCTGTGGCGAGATCGCTCAGTGAAAAATTGGGTCGTAATTATTATGACTTGAATCTCATCGTTGTTCATATGGGTGGGGGAATATCCATTGGAGTCCACAAAAAAGGCAAGGTAGTTGATGTTAACAACGCCCTTGATGGAGACGGCCCTTTTACGCCTGAAAGATCAGGAACGTTACCCCTTGTTGGGTTTATAGACCTTTGCTACTCAGGAAAATATTCTGAAGGTGAAATAAGGAAGCTCATAAAAGGTAATGGAGGGTTAATTGCTTATTTAGGTACGAATGATGTGAGAGAGGTCGTAAAAAGAATAAAAAGCGGTGATAAAAAGGCTGAATTGGTATATTTTGGATTGATACATCAAATTGTTAAATGGATAGGTAAAATGTCCGCAGTTTTGAATTATGACGTTGATGCCATAGCCTTAACTGGAGGAATGGCATATGAAAATGAATTTCTTGTCCCACAAATAAAAGAAAAAGTAAGTTTTATCGCCCCGGTTTATGTGTTTCCTGGAGGAGACGAAGAAAAAGCCTTAGCCCTTGCGGCACTTCGAGTAATAAAACAAGAAGAACCAGCAAAAATGTACAAATAA
- a CDS encoding thiamine pyrophosphate-dependent enzyme, whose protein sequence is MAYAERFKAPTSLSEKEFTYCPGCSHGIVHRLIAEVIDELEIQGKTIMVAPVGCSVFAYEFFDVDGTVAAHGRAPAVATGIKRASPDNVVFTYQGDGDLAAIGTAEIIHAANRGERITTIFINNAIYGMTGGQMAPTTLLGMKTTTTPYGRRENIEGYPIHVSEVLKELSGVAFLARTKVTTPQDVIKTKKYLKKAFYAQLNNIGFGLVEVLSTCPTNWGLTPIESMKWLEDNMVKEFPLGVYVDKVGDVR, encoded by the coding sequence ATGGCTTATGCAGAAAGATTTAAAGCACCAACCTCATTAAGTGAAAAAGAGTTTACATATTGTCCAGGATGTTCTCACGGAATTGTTCATAGATTGATCGCTGAAGTCATCGATGAGTTGGAAATACAAGGTAAAACCATAATGGTTGCACCTGTTGGATGTTCCGTATTTGCTTATGAATTTTTTGATGTAGATGGCACCGTAGCAGCTCACGGAAGGGCACCTGCGGTAGCTACTGGTATCAAAAGAGCAAGTCCAGATAACGTTGTTTTTACATACCAAGGGGACGGTGATTTAGCAGCTATTGGAACCGCAGAAATAATACATGCTGCCAATAGAGGTGAACGTATTACAACAATTTTTATAAACAATGCTATATACGGTATGACAGGAGGGCAAATGGCACCAACTACCCTTTTAGGAATGAAAACTACAACTACCCCATATGGAAGAAGAGAAAATATTGAAGGGTATCCTATTCATGTTTCAGAGGTTCTAAAAGAATTGTCAGGAGTTGCGTTTCTAGCTCGTACAAAAGTTACAACTCCACAAGACGTAATAAAAACAAAAAAGTATTTAAAAAAGGCTTTTTATGCTCAACTCAATAATATAGGTTTTGGTTTAGTTGAAGTTTTATCAACATGCCCCACTAATTGGGGATTAACACCCATAGAATCTATGAAGTGGTTGGAAGATAATATGGTAAAAGAATTTCCTTTAGGTGTATATGTCGATAAAGTGGGAGACGTTCGCTAG
- a CDS encoding 4Fe-4S dicluster domain-containing protein, which produces MKETKFAIDIDKERCKGCGLCIEACPKDVLEFSKGYNNKGYHPAQVKDIENCIGCGFCYQMCPDVCITVKVLEKARS; this is translated from the coding sequence ATGAAAGAGACAAAGTTTGCAATTGATATTGATAAAGAAAGATGTAAAGGATGTGGACTATGTATTGAAGCTTGTCCCAAAGACGTCCTTGAATTTTCTAAAGGGTACAACAACAAAGGATATCACCCAGCACAAGTTAAGGACATTGAAAATTGTATAGGATGTGGTTTTTGCTATCAAATGTGTCCAGATGTATGTATAACTGTAAAAGTATTAGAAAAGGCAAGGAGTTGA